The window CGGAGCTCCTCGGCGAGCGCCCCGGCGCCCCGCTGCTCACGATGGAACGCACCACCTTCGACGCGACGGGCCGCGCCGTGGAGTTCGGCTCCCACCTCTACCGGGCCTCGCGTTACTCCTTCGAGTTCCAGTTGCTGGCGCGTGGGTAGGCCCCCTGAAGATCGGCACGACCCCCATGACCGATACTGCAATGCACGCAGAAGGACACAAAGGAGGGCACGGCCTCGTGACCAGGGTTCCTAATGGAGGGGTACGCGCGGCCATCGGCGCCGTGCTCGCGGTGGCGCTGACCGCCGCGCTCGCGGGATGCAGCAGCACCGGCGGCAAGCGCGCGGAGGACGCCCGCAAGGCGGCCGCGGCCCAGGGACGGGCAGCGGTGGACACCCCCCGCTGGACCTTCGCCATGGTCACCCACTCGGGCGATGGCGACACCTTCTGGGACATCGTCCAGAACGGTGCCAAGCAGGCCGCCGTCAAGGACAACATCAACTTCCTCTACGCCCACAGCGACGAGGCCCAGCAGCAGGCCCAGCTGATCGACTCGTACGTGGCCAAGGGCGTCGACGGCCTCATCGTCACGCTCGCCAAGCCGGACGCGATGAAGACCGCCGTGGAGAAGGCCGTGAAGGCCGGCATCCCGGTGATCACGGTGAACTCCGGCGCCGACGCCTCCAAGGCCTTCGGCGCCCTCACCCACATCGGCCAGGACGAGACCGTGGCCGGCGAGGCGGTCGGCGACGAGCTCGACAAGCGCGGCCGCAAGAAGGCCCTGTGCGTCCTGCACGAGCAGGGCAACGTCGGCCACGAGCAGCGCTGCGCCGGGGCGAAGAAGACCTTCGACGGCGCGCTGCAGAACCTCTACGTCGACGGCACCAACATGCCCGACGTCCAGGCCTCCATCCTGGCCAAGCTGCAGTCCGACCCGTCCATCGACGCCGTCGTCACCCTCGGCGCGCCGTTCGCCGACGCCGCCGTCCAGGCGAGGAAGAGCGCGGGCAGCAAGGCCGAGGTCGACACCTTCGACCTCAACGCCAAGGTCGCCGACGCGCTCGCCGCCGGCACCCTCGGCTTCGCCGTGGACCAGCAGCCCTACCTCCAGGGGTACGAGGCCGTCGACCTGCTCTGGCTCTACCGCTACAACGCCGACGTCCTCGGCGGCGGCAAGCCGGTGCTGACCGGACCGCAGATCATCACCAAGGACCAGGCCGCCGCGCTCAAGGGCTACACGGAGCGGGGTACCCGATGAGCGCCGCCGCCCCGCCACCGGCGCCCGCCGACGGCCTGGACCACGTCGACGAGCGGCTGCTGCGCACGTCCCCGACGAAGAAGCTGCTGGCCCGCCCCGAGCTGGGCTCGGTCGTCGGCGCGATCGCCGTCTTCGTCTTCTTCTCGGTGGCCGCCGACAGCTTCCTGAAGGCCTCCAGCCTCGGCACCGTGCTCTACGCGGCCTCCACCATCGGCATCATGGCGGTGCCGGTCGCGCTGCTGATGATCGGCGGCGAGTTCGACCTCTCCGCCGGTGTGCTCGTCACCAGCTCGGCGCTGATCTCCTCGATGTTCAGCTACCAGATGACCGCGAACGTCTGGGTCGGCGTCGGCGTCTCGCTGCTCGTCACCCTCGCCATCGGCGCGTTCAACGGCTTCATGCTGACCCGCACCAAGCTGCCCAGCTTCATCATCACGCTCGGCACCTTCCTCATGCTGACCGGCCTGAACCTCGGCTTCACCAAGCTGATCAGCGGCACGGTCTCCACCAAGTCGATC of the Streptomyces showdoensis genome contains:
- a CDS encoding sugar ABC transporter substrate-binding protein; the encoded protein is MTRVPNGGVRAAIGAVLAVALTAALAGCSSTGGKRAEDARKAAAAQGRAAVDTPRWTFAMVTHSGDGDTFWDIVQNGAKQAAVKDNINFLYAHSDEAQQQAQLIDSYVAKGVDGLIVTLAKPDAMKTAVEKAVKAGIPVITVNSGADASKAFGALTHIGQDETVAGEAVGDELDKRGRKKALCVLHEQGNVGHEQRCAGAKKTFDGALQNLYVDGTNMPDVQASILAKLQSDPSIDAVVTLGAPFADAAVQARKSAGSKAEVDTFDLNAKVADALAAGTLGFAVDQQPYLQGYEAVDLLWLYRYNADVLGGGKPVLTGPQIITKDQAAALKGYTERGTR